In the Vulpes vulpes isolate BD-2025 chromosome 12, VulVul3, whole genome shotgun sequence genome, ccccgatggAAGGCCCCACACTTGACTACTGAGCCTGCCTGCCAGGCCGCCTCTTCCCCATCCTGGCATGACCACCGGTGTGGGTAGAAGGCCAGAGTCCACAGCTCCCGTCGGCTGTTTCAGCACCAAGTCCACAGTGCACACACCGGAGCCCGGCCTGGGCACCCCTACCCTGGGCCTTCTGCAGCTGTAGGTGGGGTGGCGGCATCACAGGTCCACAGAGAGTGCTCAAGGAGACGGCTGGTGCATGGGCGAGTCTGCTGGCTGGGAGACCCTGCCTGGAGTGCAGATGCCACTGGAGGTGCCAGTGACAACTTTTGTGTCCCTTGCAGGTCTCCTCCGAGCCCCCGGCCTCCATCCGGAAAACAGATGACGCCCCCTCCCAACTCCCCCCGTcttctgagaaggacaaacagtctGGCTGGCTGCGGACCCTGGCTGGCCCCTCCAGCAAGGTTGTGCGCAGGGCACGGGCGTGGGGCGGCAGCGGGCCTCTGCGTCTCAGCTCCTGACACCTGGCGCCTCTCTCCCAGCAGAGCCTTGGCTGCGTTCACCCTCGCCAGCGCCTCTCCGCTTTCCGACCGTGGTCTCCCGCGGTGTCTACGAGTGACAAAGAGCTCTCCCCACACCTCCCAGCCCTGATTCGagacaggtgagtggcagctgtgCTGGTGGCCAGTGGTCAAACAGGCccggggtggggtagggtggggtggggccgggCCACAGTTGGGCTCTACCACCTTGGGGTCCGTAATCATCTGCTGGGTGAGACCTTCCCTTTGTGGGGCtgcctagggttttttttttttttccttcaaatgaaGACACGATCCTAGAGAGGCTATCGCTCTGTGGGTCTCAGGActggtgccccctccccctcttctggGTGCTCCTTCAGTGGCCGAGGACACAGTGACATGTGCTTAGCATGGGCAGAAGGTCCCTGTGTTCTGCAGCCACACTGCTGGCCTGGCAGCTTCCTATTTGCATGGCTCTGCTCTTGCTGCGTCCACATGGGGCCCAGACCCTGAGTCCTTGGTCAAGGCGGTCATGGCAGTGCTGATCCTTTTGACAGTGTCCCAGTGGGCACACCCAGAACTTCCTTGCCCTCGCCTGGGTGCAGCCAACTACTGTGGGGCTGGCTCCTGGCTTGCATCTTCTCCTCCACACTTTCCAGGGGGCAGGTCCCACTATGAGCCTTCCTGTGCTCCCCACGGTGGTGGGGAGGCCTATGGCCCCAATGGCCCCTGTGCCCCTGCAGCTTTTACTCCTACAAGAGCTTCGAGACTGGTGTGGCCCCCAATGTGGCCCTGGCGCCGCCTGCCCAGCAGAAGGTTGTGAGCAGCCCACCATGTGCCACCGTCGTCTCCCGGGCCCCTGAGCCTCTGGCCACCTGCCTCCAGCCACGGAAGCGGAAGCTGACCGTGGACACTCCTGGAGCCCCAGAGACACCAGCGCCCGCAGCTGCCCCTGAGGATGACAAGGACTCAGAAGCCgaggtggaggtggagagcaGGGAGGAATGTACGTGTGAGTCGGGGTCTTGGCCTGCGGGCTCGCTGCTGCCCGGCAGTGCACTGGGCCTCCTGCTgacctccccttccctttctgttTCTGCAGTCACCTCTTCCCTGTCTTCGCTCTCGTCCCCATCCCTCACCTCATCCAGCTCTGCCAAGGACCTGAGCTCCCCAGGTGTGCACGCCCCCCCCactgtgccccccgcccctgaggtggcAGCCCCTGCAGACACCACGAGTGGTGGGCTGGAGGCAGAGTTGGAGCACCTGCGGCAGGCCCTGGAGGGCGGCCTGGACACCAAGGAAGCCAAAGAGAAGTTCCTGCACGAGGTGGTGAAGATGCGCgtgaagcaggaggagaagctgaGTGCCGCGCTGCAAGCCAAGCGCAGCCTCCACCAGGTGAGACTGCCACACCACTCCTCGGCACCCCTGCACCTGGCTCAGGGGGCTGGCCTGTCCCTCTGGGGGCAGTGAAGGCCCAGCTGTTCTCACCGAGGAGCCTGAGACTtgcatgcccagtgtggagccggTACTTGGCACGTGTGCACCCGAACCAGCAGCTTTCCCTGCAGCGGGTGTGCAGGCAGGACCAGGTGGCTCCAGGCACAAGTGCACGGCCTTTGCGTGCACATTGGGTTCTAGATGATTCCACAGAAGTGACTGTTTCCTTTTGAAGAGGGGGCTAGAGGCCCTGCATTCGCCTCCCCCGTCAGGAGGGGCAGACAGTGGGGCCAGCCCTGGCTCCTCAGGCTGTGGGCGAGTGTCCTCTGAGCCACCTTTCCTGACAAGTGGGGGAAGCCCAGAGTTCACAGTGCCGAGGGTGGGGCCTTCACACAGGGCCCTTGCGGCCTTGTTGGAGATCTGCTCAGCGGCAGCTGCGTTCACACCTCTGCGGCTGGCGTCTGGCATCTGGCAGCTTCACACGTGGGGCTCCTAGCACAGCCCAGCCCTACCATCCCAAGAGCCCCAGGAGTTCAGATATCCCCTCTGAGTGTGTGTCAAGCACTTGCTTCTTCAGAACCCCCTTTCCCTGGTTCTGGTTGGAGATGTGATGTTATGCTCACAAACAtgttgaggggtgggggtggcagtcCCTGATGATGGACTAGAGGAGGGCAGCCTGGAAGCCTGAGCCAGTGAGGGCGCTGCCTCGGGGAAGGGAAATGTCCTGCTGCAGCTCCAGCACTGCAGTCACTGCCCAGGCCATAGGCTGGAGGACACACGAGGCACGCTGGTTAGGGTATCTGGGAGCCAGGGAGCATGTGAAGGCTGGGAGGGCCCTTtgcaggggtgctggggagcACTAATTGCTGCAGGCAGGTGAGGACCAGGGCAGCGGGGTGACTTTGACCCCCTGGGAGGGGGCACTGGCAGTATGGTGACCCTGGCCTGGTGTGTGtgccacctgcccccctccccccgccaggAGCTGGAGTTTTTGCGTGTGGCCAAGAAGGAGAAGCTGCGGGAAGCCACAGAGGCCAAGCGCAACCTGCGGAAGGAGATCGAGCGCCTTCGAGCTGAGAATGAAAAGAAGATGAGAGAGGCCAATGAGTCCCGACTGCGTCTAAAGCGGGAGCTGGAGCAGGCGCGCCAGGTGCGGGTGTGTGACAAGGGCTGTGAGGCCGGCCGCCTGCGCGCCAAGTACTCGGCCCAGGTACGGGCGGGGCTTTGTGGCAGGGGCTTTGAGGCACCACCTGGGAGGTAGGACCTGGTGcctgggggcgggtggggggcggaATGGACTGAGGCCTGTGAGGCCTGGTGCCATGCTTCTCAGCAAGGCCACCAAGCGCCACCTCCAGACTCAGCTGTGTGTGGGAAAGGGGGGGCCCTGGCAGGTCCCCGGTATGGGCAAGAAGTGGTAGGTGGTCTGTCTGCATCTCCAGGTCCTTTCTCATCTCTCTGGGTCTACTGCAAGGACCCTAGGGGCCTAGTAGGCTGATGCAAGCATGCCCTCCTGGGCTTCAGGGGCCTGTGAGCCACCGTGCAGGAGCTCTGTGCAGTTGTTCCCTCCTGGCCATGCCCTTGGTGGTTTTGCTTGAGAAACCATCCCTGAGCCAGCCTTGGGGAGCAAAGGAGCTCCCAGCCTCGGCGGCCCATCCAGTGCCTGCAGTTCCCACAGTTCCTGATCGTCCAACCCCCAAGCCAGAGTCCTGGAGCCTCGCAGCCTCTCTTCCCCTGACCTCACTGGTGCTCCAAGAGTCTGGCCTGGTCAGCAGGCTTCCAAGGGAACTCTGGCCTCAGGAGGTCAAGAGGGCACCCCGAGGCCGCTCTCTGGGGTTTAGGTAGTTGCCAGCTGTCAGAGGCTCTGTAGGCCACGTCTGGACTTGTCCTGCTGCCAGGCTGGACATCCTAGGCCTGGTCACCACCTGCCTCACAGGCCCATGTCCTGAGTGTGAGGAGGAGAGAGTACCAGGGGGCCAGGAGCAGGTGATGCTAATACCCGCATCCCTTTCAGATTGAGGACCTACAAGTGAAGCTGCAGCATGCAGAAGCGGACCGTGAGCAGCTCCGGGCTGACCTACTTCGGGAGCGCGAGGCCCGGGAGCATCTGGAAAAGGTGGTGAAGGAGCTGCAGGAGCAGCTGtggccgcggccccggcccgaGGCAGCGGGCAGCGAGAGCACGGCTGAGCTGGAGCCCTAGTGGATCCCACTGTGTGCCGCTGCGGTGCGGACGCCACAGGGAGCAGGCGGGCAGGCAGCCCAGGCCagccgggggctcgggggctctgCGTGCCGGCGGGCCCGCCCCCACGTCCACATAGCACAACGTCTTACTGTGCCTCTAACCAAGCGAGTGTTTGGAACCACATACTTTTGGAATCCACTGCAAAATTTTCTACTGGCCAAGTTTGAGTGTGCAAGCCGGGTTCCCAGCCGCGGCTGGAGCGGAGGCTCCAGGCCCGCAGAGGGCCTCTGCTTGCTGGAACGttctaacatttacatttttgttataagCTATTTAAAACCAATAAGAAGACTtgatactcagaaaaaaaatcaacaggttTTTTAATGACTAACTTTTAAAAGCCCCACCAACACGTGACGCCATCCTAGGACCTGCCGGGGCGCAGCCACTCCGCCCCTTGAAGCCATCGCAGCTCGTCCGTGGCCGAGCAAGGACAGGGAGGGTTTTCTCCAGAGTCTATTTTTTCAACGACGAGGACCCGGGCCTCCTGTGCTGCCGCTGGGAAGAGCAGGGAGGCCGCCGCAAGCCGCAAGCCGTGCCGAGCCAGGCCACCACCTCCGCCTGCCTGCCCACCTGGCGGCTCCAGAGGGGGCTCAGTGCCGGGCCCGCCCCACCGCGGCCGCCCTCCCTAGGCCACTCCTGTCGCGTCGGGACCGAGGCCGCGGTGTTGGAACAAAACAGCAttacttcactttttttctttttgtttgttcatttaaacGTATATTTAGAACTGCACTTTGTCAAaaatcttcccttctctttttattccCCAGTTAACTGAggtttttacttttcaaatatcGCAGCCCCATTTATAGAGGAGTCCACATCCTAAGTGCTCGAGTGTTTAGAAACCCCCTCTGGTGCTTGGTTGAACAAGGGAATCACAAAACGAAAATGCAAAAACTGACTTGGGGGGTAGTCCTGTGCCTTCCAGCATCTTGTACAGCAAACCCTGACTTGTCTTCTTACCCCCGAGATACTGTCTTCAGTAGCGATGGAATCTGCCACTATCAGAATAAGTTACTTGCATTTATTCCAAATAATCTCGTTTACTCTCAACTGTTCATGCAAATTGTATAAGGTTTTTTATGCCCAAGCttgaaaaaatgattttccagtAGACGAGAGGCGGCTCCCCATCCTGAATTACGGTATTTATGTATGTGAGGAAGATCTTACCAGAATTCTTCGCTTGACCCCGTTCTAACACCGAGGCAGCTGTGAGCGCGGACGGAGGGGGAGATGGCTGGCACAGGTACAGGCGCCGCCTGCTGCAGCGCCCACCAGAGGTCTGGTGATGACATCATCTGCGGGGCTCCAGCCCGTGGTTTACGGGGGGCAGGGCGCAGGTGCTGCTGGACCCCCCCTTCTAAAGTGCAATGCAAAAGGGACATCATATATATGCAGcgtttgttgggattttttttttttttttgcttttgtttttcttttgcagttCCAGAATTTGTATGCATGGAATGTTAACCCTCTGCCGTATGTGTCCCCATCGATGGGCATTATTACCGGGTCCCGTGAGGGGCCTGTGTACTACACAACACTCAGAATGCTGTGTCCGGCCATGTTTCTCCGGAGTTGTTTTCTCAGTCATTTCTTCAAGGGAAACTAAATGATTCAGTTGGAACAGAGCTTCATGTGTGCCCGTGTGCTTCTGTGTGGCTGTGCTCTGTTGCCAAGTCTGAAAGTCGGGAGAGATCTAGGGGCCCAGGGCTACCTGTTCACTGTTCAGTTTGGGGCTCCGGAGGGCGGGGAGCTGCTCTGAGCTGTGTCAGGGCCCCGTGCTGCCCACCTCCGCTCACCAACTCCACTCCAGGGTCCTTGCTTCCTAGTGGCAGCTCTGTCCCAGAAGGTCAGGGAGAGCTGGCCGAGCCTGGGCAGCTTGGGGGCAACCCAGGCCCGTCCCTTCCGTCACTGCCTGAGGGGCCCGTGGCCCACCAGAGCTGGGGTGGCTCCCTCTGGTCCCAGGCAGCTCTCCCTGGGTGAAGTGGGTGAGGAGATGGGGGGGGCGTCGGCTCGTGCTGGCTGCTTCCATCCTCGGGGGAAGGGGGCCTGGGTCCCAGGGCCTGAGACCTGGCTTCCGTTCGTACAGCTGTGTTTCAGTTTCCCtgcagaagggaggaaagggatcTATCCTGTTGGCTGTTGACTCTCCCTGTGTGTAATATCCATTATTCCAAATGATTGTGTATTCAGTTTAATTACTCATTATTTCTATGCTGAAAGAGGATTTTTAACGAAGggaaaaacaacagcaataacatTCATATCTTTGGAGCAGCTAACTCACACACATAATATCCTGCTTTTCGTACAGAACTAGCCCCGTGTAAAAACGGTTCCCCTGTAAATACCGTTCCTTGACACTGTTGTATCACACGCGTGTATGGTGGTTCCTTTTTCAGAAACTTTTCTTACCTGGTAGTTGTCTCGTTTTCTGGGTTGTTTTTAACTGAGGAAGAACAGCTCACCTGCCGGAGGGACGGACCCCCGCCAGCCCCTGCGGCGCCCCCGGGCCctgtcctcccacccctgcccgcCCACTGCGTCCACCAGGCTCAAGAGGCCGTTTTGTTCTTGCTTTAAGTCAGGAGTCACAAGcgacattttttttcagttaaggaaaaaaacacagcTCTACCTTTATATCCGCCAGGAGCGTCTGCACCGCTGTTCCCTCCTTTGCTGCTGCTAATGACAACATGATGACTTACTCTACTATCGAAaactatttttatgtaattaatgTATGCTTTCTTGTTTATAAATgcctgatttaaaaagaaaaaagaaaaagcttggcATATTTATCTACTTCGCTGTGTACCCGTTAGTCCTTTGGCGCCCCTCCCCCAGACAGATGACCTTGTACAATAAAGGACTTTGAGAGTATGCCTAGGACAGCCATGCTTGGGCCCCAAGGTTCCCCCCCCCAGGGCCGTCCCTCCCCCCGGCCCCCATTTGGGCCTGAGCCCTGGGAGGGGATGGGACCGACCGTGTCTGCCCTCCAGACTGGGGAGGGGGGCCTTTGGTCTCCATGGCCCCTGAGTGAAGTGGGGCACGGGTAGGCAGCACTCTGCCTGGGGTGCTGTCTGCCTCTCTCGAGCCCAGAGACTTGCCCCCCAGGTAGATGGCTGGTGCCCCTCATGCCCTATTGGAGCAGGGAGCAGCATGGGGACTctgctgggctgggggccaggctgcCATCTCTCCCAGATGCCTGGGGCTATCTATGTACTCCCGGCTCCCCCGTGGCCCTCAGAGGTCCCGTGCAGGTCAGCTCCCGGGGAGGGGGCACAAGGCCGACTGTGGTCCCGACAGCCCCACCCAGGCCAGGAAGAGCTCGCTCTACCTTGGGGCCAGGTTCCAGCCCAGGTCAGGCCTAGGGTGGGGACAGCAGATACCAGGAGGCCAAGCCTTGCCTGCCCTCGCCTCTACCTGCTATTCATGGGCTCACCCTCATGGGGTGCCCCCAAGGGCCTGGGACAGAGGTGGGGTCCGGGGCAGGGGACGAGGGCCCCAGCCACTGCCCCCACTTTGACCCCGTCCTGCTGCACAGGCCTTGGTGCTATCTGCCCCCTTCTGTCACCAGGGTGTCACCAGGCCTGGCTCCCCGCCCTCTTGGGGATGGTCTCCCATGGAGCTGGAGGACCATAAGTCAGATTGCTCCCTTAGCAGGGCTGGACACTTGGGTTGTGGGCCCCCTCCTATCACCTCCACCCCAGGGCACCAGCCAGCCCTCCTTGGGAGGGCCACCCCTCTGTCTCTGGGGTCCCCTATTGGGGGTCCCGGAGGCACCCCTGCAGCCACAGTGGTGAGCTGAGGGCTGCAGCAGTGGGCAGCTAAGGCTCTACTCCTGCCGATGCCGAACACTCGCCTCTTTCTCAGTCTCATGACCAAGCCTGCCCACCTTGCATGACCTTTCAGAAGACCTTGCATACCCATGGGGCAGCAATGCCCTGAGCCCCACCAAGTGAGTGTCTCCATGCTGCTGCCGCCAAGGGCCCTCAAGCATCCCCCAGAGCAAGTCCTCCTGCCACCCTCCGGGCCCCTTGGCTCTGTCCTCCACCCTGGTTCCCTGAACGTCTGCGTGCTGCCCTGAGTGTGGGGGCCACAAAGGGTGAGGCTGGCCTGAAGGAGGGCTTCCCAGGGTGGCAGGGCTGCCTGAGAGGGGTGGCCCCATGGCCCAGATGGTGctcagccccagggcctttgaGCTGGTCCGGCAGCAACCTCAAAAGGCCTGGATGCCAGCCAGCACGTCCCaagggttggggcacctgggtggctcagcctgttccGGGTCAGACTTGGGATCTGGGCTCTGGTTGTGGCCtcatgggtggggggatggagacCGTATTGGGCTGTAGGCTCAGTTGGGGGTGGTCTGCTTGAGCTTCTAGCTCGTGGGCACCCCCCATTCTCCCAGCTCATGCACAGTGGTTGTGGGTGCATGCTATCGTGCACTCGCACTCTTGCTTGCTCCCCCCCCATCCTTAAAGGGTCCTGGGAACCCTGATGCAGGCCAGACAGGACAGGAGCCCCCTGGTGAGGACGCCCCTCCCAAAGCCCCCTTCCTAGTACTTCTAGCCATACCCTTCCTCTTCACCCCACCTCCAGGTCCCCCAGCTCAGGACCACCCGCCTCTCCAGCATGGCCGGGCTCTGGTCCGGGTCCCCAAGTCTGTCCTGTGAGTCCATCCTGTGGCGTGGCGGCCTGGTGGCCTGGCGGCCCATGGAGTCCTGGCAGGGGCTGCTCCCTGTGCTGGTGGCTCTAGGGCCTCCCCAAGGGGGTGCTGCTCTGCAGGCTGCGTCTCCAAGTCCCCGGGGATGGTGAGCACAGGCCAGAGAGGCTGCTCCTGGGCACCTACACAGGGGCCTGCCCTgtgacccacccccacccccagctttcaCTTCTGCCTCTGTCACCAGCAGTCAGGGCCACAGCCTTGTCCCCGGTGCTCTCAGCTGTGCCTGCCTGGCTCGGTCTTGGGatctccacccctcctcccagtCTGTTGGCTCCAGAGCCACAGTCtggccccccaggccccacccagcaccctgtGGTCAGGGGGGCTGACCGCAGGCCGAGAACTTGCACCCTTATCTGGGGCAGCGGATGCCAGGCGCACCCTCCGTGGAAAGAGGAAGCCGCCTGCCCATTTACAGTAACAGCTGGGAGGGCCCCTCcaccctgggcccctggggaggACCGTGGGGTCAGTCCCccacccgcccctccccctgtgctcaGCGTGGTCCCTCGCCCTCCACACCACCCGCACCCCTGGCTGTGGCCGACAGCCCCGTCCTGGACTCACCCAGTCTGGAGCCCGACCTACCTCTGCTGGCCACCGgcaccctctccctccctctccacctaTCCTGACACAGGTCCCCCCTTCCTGCTGGCCAGGCAAAGGCAGCTCTCcgactgcggggggggggggtccctgaaATCCCCAAggccccacacccacaccctgGTGGCGAGGGGCCCGGGCCCTCAGGGTGACTGCCACCTGTGGGGAGGCAGGGGTCCTTGGGAGGGTCCCACAAGACTGTGCCCTCAGGAAGGGGGTTGTGCTGGCCCCAGCTGACTGTGAAAGCGGGGCCTTGGAGGGGACCCTGACCCTCCCCACAGAAACCCAGTGTGCTCTGTGCCCTCTGGTGTGCCCTGCCCACTGCCAAGCCACCCTGGGACGGGTGGGGGCAGAACGTTTGGGGCCCGGAtgcctgcctgcccctgccctcctgccccccacagaGTGATGACGTGAGCCTTGCAGGCCTCACATGAGTGGCCATCTGTGCCCAGAcctgtgccaggggctgggggccgcAGGGGCCGGGGCTCCCAGCACTGGAGCAGGTGGCCCCACTGCAGGGGGCGGTACGGATGGGCAGGTGGAGCGGCCTGTGCCAGGCAGGTGTCTGGCAGGGCCAGGGTCGGCCTTCCTGTTCCCAGCCTGGCCCAGGAGCCCTTACTGGCAGGAAGCCGGGCCCAAACTCTTGCCCAGGTCTCTGGTCCTGCCACAGAAGCTTGTTCTGGAAACCTCTAGGGACAGGGTGCCTTGGGAAGGATGAAGCCCGAGATTGGGGCTTGGTCTCCCCGCAGAGGACACCTGAGTccagctccaggcccaggcagaggtgggacaggggaaggcagaggagcagggatGTAGGCAGTGTTCAGGGAGGCTGTGGGCAACTGCTGTGGTGTCTGCAAACTTGTGTGCCTGGGAAAACCAGGTTGGCTCGTGCAAACAGGCAAGTGCCAGGATGCCCACCAGGCCCTCTGTGGCCCCCACCTGTGCCCTCCCCTCACGTTCCTCCAGTGCCCGGTGaactccccttccccatctcagCCCCTTGAGGTAGACCCTggaccctccttcccttccctgctttGGTACTAGGGGTCCCCTGGGGCACTGGGGGCCCAGCATGGAGCATGGTGGGGTGTGCACCGCCCTTGCCTTGGGGGGCCTTGACCCCGTGGAGGTGCGGCCCACACCCCCAACTTCCTGTTTCTAAGAACAAAGCAGCCACAGTAAGGCCCTGGGGGTCTGGGGAGGGGCACCGAGGGCGGCGGGTGTGGCCAGGCCGCTTCACTGACCCTGTCACCGGCAGGCCATCTGCCTTCCCCGGCCACCTGCTTCCCCAGGCAGGAAGGCAGCGGTCAGGGGGACGGCCCGGGTCAGGGTCCCCGCCCCGCCCGTGGGCGCCCGGGGGTCGGCGCGACAGGCTAGGGTAGCCGGGCCCCCACCCACCGTCCCACGGCCCGCCTTGAGAGCCGGCGAGCAGGGGCACCGTCCCCTGCAGATGCAGATGAGCCCCAcgcaccccctcccccggggaAGGGCAGGCCCGGGACTCCTCCGGGAATTAGAGCTCCTTCCAAAACATTCCAAATTCCTGCTCCTTCCGGCCCGGCCGGAAGCACGcgtggggagggggcgcgggggggcgcgcggtgtcccccctccccccccgggcCGCGTGCGCGCTCAGGGGCGCTCAGGGGCGCTCAGGGGCGCAGGGGCCCCGGGCGGGCCGGCCTGGGGGCCTACACGCGCTGCGGCCGCCCACGTGGACGGGGCCGGGTCGGGGTGCGGGCCGCGCACCGGTGGGGGACGCGGCTGAGTCAGCGCGAGGGCGCGCCCCTGGGGGCCGGGCAGGCCGGCCGGTCCCCGCCTCCTCCCGCGGAGTCGCCCTGGGGGCCTGGCGCGGGGCCTCCCGTCCCCGCAGCGCATCTGGCAGGGCCCGCTcgccgcccccgggccgccccgccgccgggTTTCACTTCCCTCGCTCCCCGCCCGGCGTCGCGTCCGATTCCACCCGCAGCCCCGCGCTCcgacccgggggtggggggacctcccctcttccctctcccc is a window encoding:
- the SKI gene encoding ski oncogene isoform X6, which translates into the protein MEAAAGGRGGFQPHPGLQKTLEQFHLSSMSSLGGPAAFSARWAQEAYKKESAKEASAAAVPAPVPAAAEPPPVLHLPAIQPPPPVLPGPFFMPSDRSTERCETVLEGETISCFVVGGEKRLCLPQILNSVLRDFSLQQINSVCDELHIYCSRCTADQLEILKVMGILPFSAPSCGLITKTDAERLCNALLYGGAYPPPCKKELAASLALGLELSERSVRVYHECFGKCKGLLVPELYSSPSAACIQCLDCRLMYPPHKFVVHSHKALENRTCHWGFDSANWRAYILLSQDYTGKEEQARLGRCLDDVKEKFDYGNKYKRRVPRVSSEPPASIRKTDDAPSQLPPSSEKDKQSGWLRTLAGPSSKSLGCVHPRQRLSAFRPWSPAVSTSDKELSPHLPALIRDSFYSYKSFETGVAPNVALAPPAQQKVVSSPPCATVVSRAPEPLATCLQPRKRKLTVDTPGAPETPAPAAAPEDDKDSEAEVEVESREEFTSSLSSLSSPSLTSSSSAKDLSSPGVHAPPTVPPAPEVAAPADTTSGGLEAELEHLRQALEGGLDTKEAKEKFLHEVVKMRVKQEEKLSAALQAKRSLHQELEFLRVAKKEKLREATEAKRNLRKEIERLRAENEKKMREANESRLRLKRELEQARQIEDLQVKLQHAEADREQLRADLLREREAREHLEKVVKELQEQLWPRPRPEAAGSESTAELEP
- the SKI gene encoding ski oncogene isoform X2, producing MEAAAGGRGGFQPHPGLQKTLEQFHLSSMSSLGGPAAFSARWAQEAYKKESAKEASAAAVPAPVPAAAEPPPVLHLPAIQPPPPVLPGPFFMPSDRSTERCETVLEGETISCFVVGGEKRLCLPQILNSVLRDFSLQQINSVCDELHIYCSRCTADQLEILKVMGILPFSAPSCGLITKTDAERLCNALLYGGAYPPPCKKELAASLALGLELSERSVRVYHECFGKCKGLLVPELYSSPSAACIQCLDCRLMYPPHKFVVHSHKALENRTCHWGFDSANWRAYILLSQDYTGKEEQARLGRCLDDVKEKFDYGNKYKRRVPRVSSEPPASIRKTDDAPSQLPPSSEKDKQSGWLRTLAGPSSKQSLGCVHPRQRLSAFRPWSPAVSTSDKELSPHLPALIRDSFYSYKSFETGVAPNVALAPPAQQKVVSSPPCATVVSRAPEPLATCLQPRKRKLTVDTPGAPETPAPAAAPEDDKDSEAEVEVESREEFTSSLSSLSSPSLTSSSSAKDLSSPGVHAPPTVPPAPEVAAPADTTSGGLEAELEHLRQALEGGLDTKEAKEKFLHEVVKMRVKQEEKLSAALQAKRSLHQELEFLRVAKKEKLREATEAKRNLRKEIERLRAENEKKMREANESRLRLKRELEQARQVRVCDKGCEAGRLRAKYSAQIEDLQVKLQHAEADREQLRADLLREREAREHLEKVVKELQEQLWPRPRPEAAGSESTAELEP